From a region of the Calonectris borealis chromosome 2, bCalBor7.hap1.2, whole genome shotgun sequence genome:
- the LOC142079054 gene encoding heterochromatin-associated protein MENT-like isoform X1 — MGSEVVAMELVSTSVGKFTVDLFNKLNETNKGKNIFFSPWSISSALALMYLGAKGNTATEMAEVLRFPQAAGAEGSSSVARPCRGRPKRRKMDPEHKQAEDIHSGFKELLSAINKPRSTYLLRSANRIYMEKTFPLLPGYIQLSKNYYKAEPHSVNFKTAWEQSRKEINAWVEKQTEGKIKNLLSSQDVGNSTKLILVNAIYFKAKWEVKFRAEDTDLQPFRLSKNKTKPVKMMHMRDTFPVLIMETMNFKMIELPYVKHELSMFILLPDDIKDNTTGLEQLERELPYEKLSEWTDSKKMTKTLVDLYLPKFTMEKKYNLSNNLNSMGMGLAFSNNADFSGMAEKGDVLISQVLHKSFVVVDEEGTEAAAATVVIGVEITSVAHVLQFKVDHPFHFFIRHNKSKSILFFGRFCSPLE; from the exons ATGGGATCAGAG GTTGTAGCAATGGAACTGGTCTCGACATCAGTCGGCAAGTTTACAGTTGATCTTTTCAACAAGCTGAATGAGACCAACAAgggcaaaaacattttcttttctccttggagcATATCATCTGCTCTGGCTCTGATGTACCTGGGTGCAAAAGGCAATACAGCAACAGAGATGGCAGAG GTTCTTCGTTTCCCTcaagcagcaggagctgaaggcTCTTCTTCTGTGGCCAGACCTTGTCgggggagaccaaagagaagaaaaatg GATCCTGAGCACAAGCAAGCTGAAGATATCCATTCTGGCTTCAAAGAGCTCCTGAGTGCCATCAACAAACCGAGAAGCACCTACTTGCTGAGAAGTGCCAACCGCATATACATGGAAAAAACCTTCCCATTACTGCCT gGATACATACAGCTCAGTAAGAACTACTACAAAGCAGAGCCACACAGTGTTAACTTTAAGACAGCATGGGAACAATCCAGAAAGGAAATCAATGCTTGGGTTGAAAAACAAACTGAGG GCAAAATCAAGAATTTGCTGAGTTCACAAGATGTGGGAAATTCCACCAAGCTGATCCTGGTAAATGCTATTTACTTCAAGGCAAAATGGGAAGTGAAATTTCGGGCAGAAGATACGGATCTGCAACCCTTCCGACTGAGCAAG AACAAGACGAAGCCTGTGAAGATGATGCACATGAGAGATACATTTCCAGTTCTCATCATGGAAACAATGAATTTCAAAATGATTGAGTTGCCATATGTGAAACACGAACTCAGTATGTTCATCCTCCTTCCTGATGACATCAAAGACAACACTACGGGTCTCGAACAG CTGGAAAGAGAACTACCATATGAGAAGCTGTCCGAATGGACTGATTCCAAGAAGATGACCAAAACTCTTGTGGATCTGTACCTACCTAAGTTCACAATGGAGAAGAAATATAACCTCAGCAATAATCTGAACAGCATGGGAATGGGTCTTGCCTTCAGCAACaatgctgatttcagtggaatggCTGAGAAGGGTGATGTGCTGATCTCCCAAGTTCTTCACAAGTCTTTTGTTGTAGTTGATGAGGAAGGCACTGAGGCAGCTGCTGCTACCGTAGTTATAGGTGTTGAAATTACATCTGTTGCCCATGTTCTGCAATTTAAGGTTGACCACCCTTTCCACTTCTTCATCAGACACAACAAATCCAAGAGCATCCTCTTTTTTGGCAGATTCTGCTCTCCCCTAGAATGA